The proteins below are encoded in one region of Fimbriimonadaceae bacterium:
- a CDS encoding DegT/DnrJ/EryC1/StrS family aminotransferase: MTRLESLAELTYYRGRVGLAAILKALDIGPGDRVATQAFTCLAVPEGIMATGAVPVWIDTEPGGVNMDAEDLARRLPGVKAVVVQHTFGIPARVPAIAAVMGGLPLIEDCCHTFASRLEGRTVGDFGVASFYSFEWGKPLVAGIGGAVTTDDADLRAKLTQHHKTLKEASLKSLLKIQLQYFAFEALYRPSSYWKVRRAFQKLARAGAAEGNYNPTGEVAEDFSLRMAGSLRRRLLGKIREAGEVLVHSNHVAGRYRAEIQSGAVGQVCLPEQSEIAFARYPLLAKDKEALLAKAEEAKVEVADWYKTPIHPAGPESWPAVHYEAGSCPRAEELSRQIVSLPVNKKTTDRDIDAVVRLLNSL, from the coding sequence GTGACCCGGCTCGAATCGCTTGCCGAACTTACGTACTACCGGGGGCGGGTGGGCCTCGCCGCGATCTTGAAGGCGCTCGACATCGGGCCGGGCGACCGGGTCGCGACCCAAGCCTTCACCTGTCTGGCCGTGCCGGAAGGCATCATGGCCACCGGCGCGGTCCCGGTCTGGATCGATACCGAGCCTGGCGGGGTGAACATGGACGCCGAAGACCTCGCCCGGAGACTCCCCGGAGTGAAAGCGGTCGTCGTCCAACACACCTTCGGCATTCCTGCCCGGGTTCCCGCGATCGCCGCAGTCATGGGCGGCCTGCCCCTCATCGAAGATTGCTGCCACACGTTTGCCTCCCGTCTGGAAGGCCGCACGGTCGGAGACTTCGGGGTGGCCTCGTTCTATTCGTTCGAATGGGGCAAGCCGCTCGTCGCGGGGATCGGCGGCGCGGTCACGACTGACGATGCGGACCTTCGCGCGAAGTTGACGCAGCACCATAAGACCTTGAAGGAGGCGTCTCTCAAGTCGCTGCTGAAGATCCAGCTCCAGTACTTCGCGTTCGAGGCGCTCTACCGACCGTCCTCGTACTGGAAGGTCCGTCGCGCGTTCCAAAAGCTGGCGCGGGCGGGCGCGGCCGAAGGAAACTACAACCCGACCGGCGAGGTGGCGGAGGACTTCTCCCTCCGTATGGCGGGGTCGCTCCGCAGGCGGCTCTTGGGCAAGATCCGTGAGGCGGGCGAGGTCTTGGTCCACAGCAACCACGTCGCCGGCCGCTACCGGGCGGAGATTCAGTCCGGCGCGGTCGGGCAGGTGTGCCTCCCGGAGCAAAGCGAGATCGCGTTCGCCCGCTATCCGTTGCTCGCGAAGGACAAAGAAGCGCTGCTCGCCAAGGCTGAGGAGGCGAAGGTCGAGGTGGCCGATTGGTACAAGACGCCGATCCACCCGGCCGGCCCGGAGTCGTGGCCTGCGGTCCACTATGAGGCCGGTTCCTGCCCGCGCGCGGAAGAACTCTCGCGGCAGATCGTGTCGCTGCCCGTGAACAAGAAGACCACCGACCGAGACATCGACGCCGTCGTTCGCCTGCTCAATTCGCTATGA
- a CDS encoding glycosyltransferase family 4 protein has product MRVWIVNQYAVPPDQPGGLRPFALAKELALSGHDVTLVLGSFNHWTRRESRLKEGQDELEEFIDGVRFVWIRVPPYPGSTVRRFFSMVAFARRVATSAILANLEPPDAVVGSNPHLFAALAAERQAERNGAGFVFEVRDIWPQSLIDYGRLSPSHPAILVMSAIERHLVRRAGAVLTLLPDSKKYFVEKGADPDGVMWLPNGVYLPDLPPVRELPQRDEFTVVFAGIHGVANGLDTVLDAAQILTEAGMANRIRFRFVGDGGEKDRLVKRATEMGLTNVEFRPSVPKAKVSDEIAEADAGLMILKSSPVFRWGVSPNKLFDYFGAGRPVVYSVEASNNPVRDAEAGITVVPEDARSLAEGVLRLSEAPFEERRQMGLNGRRYVEEHHDLAKLGRVLEAAVKRAAERAQ; this is encoded by the coding sequence ATGCGAGTTTGGATCGTCAACCAATATGCGGTGCCGCCGGACCAACCCGGTGGGCTGCGCCCCTTTGCCCTGGCGAAAGAACTGGCCCTCTCGGGCCACGACGTGACCCTCGTCCTCGGCAGCTTCAACCACTGGACCCGAAGGGAATCCCGCTTGAAAGAGGGCCAGGACGAGCTCGAAGAGTTCATCGACGGCGTCCGGTTCGTCTGGATCCGGGTCCCGCCTTACCCGGGCTCGACCGTGCGGCGCTTCTTCAGCATGGTCGCGTTCGCGCGGCGCGTCGCGACCTCGGCCATCCTCGCGAACTTGGAGCCGCCCGACGCTGTGGTCGGCTCGAACCCGCACCTCTTCGCCGCGCTCGCCGCGGAGCGGCAAGCAGAGCGCAACGGAGCCGGTTTCGTCTTCGAAGTCCGCGATATCTGGCCGCAATCGCTGATCGACTACGGCCGTCTCTCCCCGAGCCATCCGGCCATCCTCGTGATGTCGGCCATCGAGCGGCACCTGGTGCGGCGCGCAGGCGCGGTCTTGACCCTGCTCCCCGATTCCAAGAAGTACTTCGTCGAAAAGGGCGCCGACCCCGATGGCGTGATGTGGCTGCCGAACGGCGTCTACCTGCCCGACCTTCCGCCCGTTCGGGAGCTCCCTCAGCGCGATGAGTTCACCGTCGTCTTCGCAGGCATCCATGGGGTCGCGAACGGCCTTGATACCGTGCTCGACGCGGCCCAGATCCTGACCGAGGCGGGGATGGCGAACCGGATCCGGTTCCGCTTCGTCGGAGACGGCGGCGAGAAGGACCGGCTCGTTAAGCGAGCCACCGAGATGGGGTTGACGAACGTCGAGTTCCGTCCGTCGGTGCCAAAGGCCAAGGTGTCGGACGAGATCGCCGAGGCCGACGCGGGCCTGATGATCCTGAAGTCGTCCCCGGTGTTTCGCTGGGGCGTGAGCCCGAACAAGCTGTTCGACTACTTCGGCGCCGGCCGCCCGGTGGTCTATTCGGTGGAAGCCTCGAACAACCCTGTGCGTGACGCGGAGGCCGGAATCACGGTCGTTCCGGAGGACGCCCGCTCGCTGGCGGAGGGCGTCCTGAGACTGAGCGAGGCGCCATTCGAAGAGCGCAGGCAGATGGGCCTCAACGGTCGGCGCTACGTAGAAGAGCACCACGACCTGGCGAAGCTCGGGCGGGTGCTGGAAGCGGCCGTGAAGCGCGCGGCGGAGAGGGCGCAGTGA